In Ruminiclostridium papyrosolvens DSM 2782, the following proteins share a genomic window:
- a CDS encoding non-ribosomal peptide synthetase yields MSLKLGKIKDRKVGNMTKISEHYPLTHPQKGIWLTESFYKGTGVCNIAQSVKLGKELELEFLQSAINKVIEQNDGIRLRMVETKGEIMQMVSPYREYQLETVDFSSDENENDVRAWVENHTKSAFCLLDSDLFYFAVLKLLDGENVLYLKVHHLITDAWGMSLFVNQVIEYYSILKEGGELPELMKPSYAEYIASEAEYLKSKRYGNDKEFWNKEFETAPPQTGISRETGDYRNIEAARKTYLIAPELTASIQSFCKANNISAYVFFLTALYVYRLRISSLKDIVIGTVFHNRTNAADKNTAGMFVNTIPFRINISGDSTWLDALKSASKKIAAVLRHQRYPYDLLLQDLRQKYKMEETLFDVILSYQNSVFNASQEWHFNGYETNTIAMHISDRENAGQILLEIDYQTAVYSGEEILKFINHLMNLIGNGIEKPDKAISEIELLSESEKSELLYGFNIGLSGHCEDKTIHQLFESCVERTKNLTALVYKYKNLTYGEVNERANRLARTLRGLGVKPDSLVGIVADRSFEMVIGILGILKAGGAYVPISPDYPMERIDFILKDSGITLILTQSCYMNFIEEAAGSRNTHKLKIINLEDEKSYAEDSSNIESVNSPDNLAYVIYTSGSTGVPKGVMVKHRSVINILNALQQEYPLTEYDSFLFKTTYTFDVSVAELFGWFFCGGKLVILEKDGEKDPKSIAEAVSKNSITHINFVPSMLNGFLNALDDRDISKLGSLKYVFAAGEALPPATVKKFHSKLKGCRLENLYGPTEATVYATRFETDEVLSEKSVPIGKPFQNIKAYILNREHCLLPAGIAGELCLGGAGLARGYLNREELTNEKFIDNPYMKGEKIYLTGDLAKWNKDGSMEFLGRIDHQVKIRGYRIELGEIESVLLQHEFVREAAVIAREDGGSLYLCAYIVSADSTTAEELREFLQQKLPEYMLPSFYVFIEKIPLLWSGKIDKKVLPAPLDLLEKRTEYKEPENGTEQVLVQAWTEALGLGRVGVEDNFFSLGGDSIKAIQIVSFLNKHNMKIEITDLFRHPTIKKLAVKVREKTREAYQGMVTGEIKLSPIQKWFFESNFTDMHYWNQAFMLFSSNGFDENRVRQVFTEIIMHHDALRMVFRQETGQFIQINRGEEGELFSLNVWKLEGATDDTWRIEQSAGKIQSSLNLEKGPLVKLGLFKTPSGDHLLLAIHHLVVDGVSWRILLEDFAKGYKQLSEDKAVKFDRKTDSYREWIENLQRYAESSELQSQCGYWEEQKGITGLPGGNGSFSDRQKDSNTVTVCLNREITGKLLKDTHRAYNTGINDILLTALGLTISEWSGNSRIFIDVEGHGREQISDELDVSRTIGWFTSVFPVKLDMSYREDLPCEIKAVKEYMRNIPDKGVGYGVLRYLTPYGKKQFGTNPQKPEIRFNYLGDFDAFIEQSLFTLSDIPTGPLVSSHSERQYALDINILVIHGSLNVMINYNKFQYDEKLVNKLAESFRVQLIKIIHHCTEKNISEITPGDLTSKSLGQKDMDDIFAELEDKNF; encoded by the coding sequence ATGAGTTTGAAGCTTGGAAAGATAAAGGACAGGAAGGTGGGGAACATGACTAAAATCAGTGAACATTATCCGCTTACGCACCCTCAAAAGGGTATATGGCTTACAGAGAGCTTTTATAAGGGAACAGGAGTCTGCAATATCGCACAGTCAGTAAAGCTGGGGAAGGAGCTTGAACTTGAATTCCTTCAAAGCGCTATAAATAAGGTAATTGAGCAGAACGATGGAATACGTTTGAGAATGGTTGAGACAAAGGGGGAAATCATGCAGATGGTTTCTCCATACCGGGAGTATCAGTTGGAAACAGTGGATTTCAGCAGTGATGAAAATGAGAACGATGTAAGGGCGTGGGTGGAGAACCATACTAAAAGTGCATTTTGCCTTCTGGATTCAGATTTGTTTTACTTTGCTGTTCTCAAGCTCCTAGACGGCGAAAACGTTTTGTACCTGAAAGTACACCATCTGATTACCGATGCATGGGGAATGTCACTTTTTGTAAATCAGGTTATTGAGTATTATTCAATTTTAAAGGAAGGCGGAGAATTGCCTGAATTAATGAAACCTTCCTATGCAGAATATATTGCTTCTGAAGCCGAATACCTCAAATCCAAAAGATACGGGAATGATAAGGAATTTTGGAATAAAGAATTTGAGACCGCTCCGCCTCAGACGGGGATAAGCAGGGAAACCGGGGACTACAGGAATATTGAGGCTGCAAGAAAAACATATCTTATCGCTCCTGAATTAACGGCTTCAATTCAGTCCTTTTGCAAAGCCAACAACATCTCGGCATATGTATTCTTTTTAACCGCTCTTTATGTATACCGATTAAGAATATCCTCCTTGAAAGACATAGTGATTGGAACGGTTTTCCATAACAGAACCAATGCTGCTGACAAGAATACTGCCGGGATGTTTGTCAATACAATCCCATTCAGAATTAATATTTCGGGAGACAGTACCTGGCTGGATGCGCTGAAGTCGGCATCTAAGAAAATTGCAGCTGTTTTGAGGCATCAAAGGTATCCCTATGACCTTTTACTGCAGGATTTGCGCCAAAAGTACAAGATGGAAGAAACACTCTTTGATGTTATTCTTTCGTATCAGAACAGTGTATTTAACGCTTCACAGGAATGGCATTTCAACGGGTATGAGACAAATACTATTGCCATGCACATCAGTGACAGGGAAAACGCAGGACAGATACTTCTGGAAATTGATTACCAGACTGCTGTTTATAGCGGGGAGGAAATACTTAAGTTTATAAATCATTTGATGAATTTGATAGGGAACGGAATAGAAAAGCCGGATAAAGCAATTTCTGAAATAGAGCTGTTATCTGAGAGTGAAAAATCTGAACTGTTATACGGTTTTAATATAGGCTTATCTGGACACTGTGAGGATAAAACCATCCATCAGCTTTTTGAATCCTGTGTTGAAAGGACAAAAAATCTTACGGCACTTGTTTATAAGTATAAAAACCTTACCTATGGTGAAGTGAATGAGAGAGCAAACCGTCTTGCACGGACACTGCGGGGGCTGGGTGTCAAACCCGACAGCCTTGTGGGAATTGTGGCAGACAGGTCTTTTGAGATGGTAATAGGCATACTGGGAATTCTGAAGGCCGGGGGTGCCTATGTGCCTATCAGCCCGGATTATCCCATGGAAAGAATCGACTTTATTTTAAAGGATAGCGGAATAACTCTTATATTGACACAGAGCTGCTATATGAACTTTATAGAGGAAGCGGCGGGCAGCAGGAATACTCATAAACTTAAAATTATAAATCTGGAAGATGAGAAGTCTTATGCGGAGGATTCATCTAACATAGAATCCGTAAATAGCCCCGACAATCTGGCCTATGTTATATATACCTCCGGTTCAACCGGAGTGCCCAAGGGTGTCATGGTTAAACACCGGAGTGTTATCAATATTTTAAATGCACTTCAGCAGGAGTATCCTCTTACGGAGTATGACTCATTTCTTTTTAAAACTACCTATACTTTTGATGTGTCAGTTGCAGAACTGTTCGGATGGTTCTTTTGCGGAGGCAAACTGGTGATTCTTGAAAAGGATGGGGAAAAAGACCCCAAAAGTATTGCAGAAGCAGTTTCAAAAAACAGTATCACCCATATAAACTTTGTACCTTCTATGCTCAATGGATTCCTTAATGCACTAGATGATAGGGATATATCCAAATTAGGCAGCTTGAAATATGTTTTTGCCGCAGGAGAGGCACTTCCTCCCGCAACAGTGAAAAAGTTCCACAGCAAGTTAAAGGGCTGCCGTCTTGAAAACCTGTACGGGCCTACGGAAGCTACCGTGTATGCCACAAGATTTGAGACAGATGAGGTGCTGAGTGAAAAAAGCGTTCCCATAGGAAAGCCCTTTCAAAATATCAAGGCATATATTCTGAATAGGGAACATTGCCTGCTTCCGGCAGGTATTGCCGGAGAACTCTGCCTTGGAGGGGCAGGACTGGCAAGAGGATATTTAAACCGTGAAGAGCTGACCAATGAAAAATTTATAGATAATCCATATATGAAGGGTGAAAAAATATATCTCACAGGTGATTTGGCAAAATGGAATAAAGATGGAAGTATGGAATTTCTGGGAAGAATCGACCATCAGGTGAAAATCCGGGGCTACAGAATCGAGCTTGGAGAGATTGAGTCAGTGCTCCTTCAGCATGAATTTGTCAGGGAGGCAGCGGTAATTGCAAGAGAGGATGGGGGAAGTCTGTATCTCTGTGCGTACATCGTTTCGGCAGATAGCACAACCGCCGAGGAATTAAGGGAGTTTTTACAGCAGAAACTTCCTGAATACATGCTTCCATCCTTTTATGTTTTTATTGAGAAAATACCTCTTTTATGGAGCGGGAAAATAGATAAAAAGGTACTTCCGGCACCTCTGGATTTACTGGAAAAACGTACCGAGTACAAAGAGCCTGAAAACGGGACGGAGCAAGTGCTTGTCCAAGCATGGACGGAAGCGCTTGGCTTAGGTCGGGTAGGGGTAGAGGATAATTTCTTCTCTCTTGGCGGTGACTCTATAAAGGCAATCCAGATTGTTTCATTTCTGAATAAGCATAACATGAAAATTGAAATTACTGATCTGTTTCGACATCCTACAATAAAAAAACTGGCAGTAAAGGTTCGGGAAAAAACACGTGAAGCATATCAGGGAATGGTAACGGGAGAAATCAAATTGTCTCCCATACAGAAATGGTTTTTTGAATCCAATTTCACTGACATGCATTACTGGAATCAGGCCTTTATGCTTTTTAGCAGCAACGGGTTTGATGAAAATAGAGTTAGACAGGTATTTACAGAAATCATAATGCATCACGACGCTTTGAGAATGGTATTCCGTCAGGAGACCGGACAATTCATACAAATTAATCGAGGAGAAGAGGGAGAGTTGTTTTCCCTTAATGTGTGGAAGCTGGAGGGAGCAACCGATGATACATGGAGAATTGAGCAGTCAGCCGGAAAAATACAAAGTTCCCTTAACTTAGAAAAAGGGCCTCTTGTAAAGCTGGGCTTGTTTAAAACTCCGTCAGGAGACCATTTGCTCCTTGCTATACATCATCTTGTGGTTGACGGTGTATCCTGGAGAATCCTGCTTGAAGATTTTGCAAAGGGATATAAGCAGTTGTCGGAAGACAAGGCCGTTAAGTTTGACAGAAAAACGGATTCGTACCGTGAGTGGATTGAAAACCTGCAAAGGTATGCAGAGAGTTCTGAATTACAAAGCCAGTGCGGATATTGGGAAGAGCAAAAGGGGATAACAGGACTTCCGGGAGGAAACGGAAGCTTTTCAGACAGACAGAAGGACAGCAATACAGTAACGGTATGTCTGAACCGTGAGATTACGGGAAAGCTGCTGAAGGACACACACAGAGCCTATAACACAGGAATAAATGACATATTGCTTACTGCTCTGGGTTTAACCATAAGTGAATGGAGCGGCAACAGCCGGATTTTTATTGATGTGGAAGGACACGGAAGGGAACAAATCTCAGATGAGCTTGATGTATCAAGAACTATAGGCTGGTTTACCTCGGTCTTCCCGGTGAAATTGGATATGTCGTACCGTGAGGATCTGCCTTGCGAGATAAAAGCAGTCAAGGAATACATGAGGAATATACCTGATAAGGGTGTTGGCTATGGAGTACTTCGCTATTTGACCCCTTATGGTAAAAAGCAGTTTGGGACTAATCCGCAAAAACCGGAAATCAGATTCAATTATCTTGGGGATTTTGATGCTTTTATTGAGCAATCATTGTTTACCTTGTCGGATATCCCCACAGGCCCTCTTGTGAGCTCTCATTCGGAAAGACAATATGCACTTGATATAAATATATTGGTTATTCATGGAAGCTTAAATGTAATGATAAATTACAACAAGTTCCAGTATGATGAAAAACTTGTGAATAAGCTTGCAGAAAGTTTCAGAGTCCAATTGATAAAAATAATCCATCACTGTACAGAAAAAAACATATCTGAAATAACCCCGGGTGATCTTACATCAAAAAGCCTCGGACAAAAAGATATGGATGATATATTTGCGGAACTTGAGGATAAGAATTTCTAA